One Paralichthys olivaceus isolate ysfri-2021 chromosome 21, ASM2471397v2, whole genome shotgun sequence genomic window carries:
- the LOC109626745 gene encoding uncharacterized protein, with product MQRTYSCFQDECESGIPTEERKSLIRPPREIPAMAPELLTVILTSVSCVAFCLVILMLVVVLYRKDPLCCRFRPYTAEHHTDELPHYNSRHTLVGTGYDEHSAAMNQAAVGPQAPGRLFIIGKPNDYHMEGPLPRLPSYESVRRKDRQRQIHSMIAQRFGLFGCHDEPPPAYEESLPQCLRSVDVHSQDERSNLSEDTHSLS from the exons ATGCAAAGGACTTATTCTTGTTTTCAAGATGAATGTGAATCTGGGATTCCaactgaagagagaaaaagtttGATCCGACCACCAAGAGAGATTCCTGCGATGGCCCCAGAGCTGCTCACTGTCATTTTGACTTCAG TGTCCTGTGTAGCATTTTGTTTAGTGATCCTGATGCTGGTTGTGGTCCTGTACAGAAAAGAccctctctgctgcagattcCGACCCTACACAGCAGAACACCACACA GATGAACTACCTCATTacaacagcagacacacactggtggGCACTGGCTATGATGAGCACAGTGCTGCCATGAACCAGGCTGCTGTCGGGCCGCAG gctccTGGAAGGCTGTTTATCATAGGGAAGCCAAATGACTACCACATGGAGGGGCCCCTGCCAAGGCTGCCTTCCTATGAGAGCGTTCGCaggaaggacagacagaggcagatcCACAGCATGATCGCACAGCGCTTCGGCCTCTTTGGCTGCCATGATGAG CCTCCACCAGCGTATGAGGAAAGTCTTCCCCAGTGTCTGCGATCTGTGGATGTTCACTCCCAGGATGAGCGCTCAAACCTGAGCGAGGACACTCACAGCCTCAGTTAA